Part of the Camelus bactrianus isolate YW-2024 breed Bactrian camel chromosome 6, ASM4877302v1, whole genome shotgun sequence genome, cctgcccacagctTGTGTGAGTCGTCAGGTGGTGGCCTGTCCCTGTAAAGGCTTGTGATTTACTGGCCAACAGACACAGTTTGTCCTCGGCCCTGGAATAGGCTTCTCCCTGCTCTCCCACTGGCCACCGTTCTTGGCGACGCTGTTAAAGACATGCACTTGCCTTGAGCTGGCACTGAGTGATATGGGTGCCAGGCCTGCCTGTGCGTGTCATGCACCCAGCACCTGCCCGCCCTTGCCCCCGGGCCTTCTGCTGGGGCTGGCACCTGCTGGGGGTTctggtttttacttttttaatgtaagtcTGAGTCTTTGTAATTATTGAATCGTGAGAACATTTTTGAACAATTTACCTGTCAATAAAGCAGAAGACAGCAGTTTTAAAGTGCTCAGTGGTTTGGCTGTACATGACCACCTGTCACTCTATGTCtgtgctcccccaccccccaccccagtgccctATGCTGGGAGCCCCTCCCTAAAAGGCAGTGAAGGAACCATCTTGCCTGTGGAAGCCATTCTTGATCCTTGCTTGGGGAGGGCAGCGGGTCAAGGTTAAGAGTGCCTGTGTCCACGTGACAGGATGTGACCTCCGGAGCCTGGACCTCTTACCTGTCTGCCGATGTCACAGTGGGGGCCTCCTGGAGACGCCCTGCCCCATGGTAGGCAGGGTCAGGTGTGGGCTCTTGACTGGAGAGAGGGGCCCCCAGGTGGCAGTAGCAGCCTGGCCAGGGGGTTGGGAGCTCAGCCCGAGGGCAGTGGGAGCCCTTGAGGACCAAGGATTAGGGCTGGCTGCCAGGCAGGGGATGCACCTGGGGtcccagtgctgggagggggtgatGCGCCCATGAGCCCCGAGAGGCCCCATGAGGGAAGCTGTGCTGGAGGGACGTACACTGGCCCCTCAGTAGCCCCTGGGGGATAGGGTAAAGCTGGCCAcccccagggaggctgggctgaGTGGATGGGGTGGCTACCCTGGGGGCTCTGGCCCCCATGGGAGGGAGCAGCCTGTGGTGGGCTACGCTACATTGTTTGCTCTGCCCCACCAGTAAGTTCTTGGTGAGATGAGGGCAGTGACAGCACCTGCCAAAGAGGTGGCATGAGGACACGCTAAGTGCAGAGAGCAGCCAGCGAGCGTCTGGCAGATGAGGCTGGTTCCGAGGCCAAAACAGCCCACGCCAGCGCCCAGCGTGCCCCAGCCCATCTCACTGTGGGCCTGTGGTCACAGCCGGGGGAGGAATGTAGCAAACTTTAGGTGCAGACACAATCCCCCACCTGTCCCTGGAAGGGGACCACACAAGGCACAGGCACAGCCTTTCAGGGACACTTGAGTGAAATCATGGCAGCTGGAAAACAAACGCGATTGGGCGAGTGCTGAGCGGCCATGTGGGGCAGTGGGCAGCCGGGCCTCAGGGTCAGAGGTGGGGTTGGTTCTTGCCCTCCCGCCCTGGGCTCCCACTTGATGTCTGCCCTGCCGTGAGGGGAGCACCTGTCAGGTCTGAAGCAGGTGCTCCAGGGTCAGCCGTCTTTTCAGTGAAACACTAGCTGTTGAAGCAGAATGAATGGTGGCCTTCACTCCATAGAAGGCTACACAGCACCAGGAGTAACATGGCAACACCCGCAACCGCATGCAGGATGCCGGCCCCAGAGCACGGCTTCCAGTGTCGAGAGCTTAAAAACCAGTAAACTAATCCACTACGCTAGAAGCCGGTAGAGTGGTTACCCTTGGGAGGGGGTGATGTTTCCAGGTGATGGTTACACAGAAGTGTCCCTCCCTGACAGTTCAGGCTGGGCACCTGTCAGCACAGTTTTACGCACACAAGTGTGGTTCACCatccctctcctgccccatcaCATACCTACCTACCGAGTGTCCCACTCAGGGCTGCACAGCCCTGATGCCCACACCTAGATGGGAGCCATCCTCAGAAGCAGGAGGGCAAGGCCCAGCCTTGGAGTGATggacacctccccaccccccacccagcccagcaGGACACACCTGCCAGCGCTCTGACCAGCTCCACCACTGCGTGAGGGcagctctcccctgcccccagccgaGGGGATAGACCTACTGTGTCCCTGGGACACCTCCCTGGGCAGTCCACACTACCCAGTCTGGTGGAAGTCCAGGTCCACCTGTCTGGCCCTGGCCAAGCCCCACACGGCCTGGCCTGAGCAGCTTTACAAGAGGTAGGGGAGCAGCCACCTCTCCACCCTCAGCTGGTGTCTCACCCGGCTATGCCTCTCCACACCACTCCTGCTGCAGTACCCCCCTTGCCTGCCAGGCTCCTCCAGCACAGGGGCAGGCCCCTCCTAGTTCCGGCCAGAAGCCTCTGGCTGCCCCACCCTACAGGTAGTCTCCAAGATCGCCGTCGGCAGGTGGCCAGgggccagtgggcaggggctCTGAGGACCACCCCTCACCATCCGACCTGACCCTCCAGCTCCCACCAGGCAGGAGCAAAAGAGTAGCTAGTGTGTCCAGGGCTGACACAGGTGCAGGAAAGCCCTTTATTGGGCAAGGCCACCCTATCCTTGGCCAGCGGAGGAGGCGGGGGGAGCGGAGGGGGTGGGGATCCCGCAAGGCCCGCGGGACGGGCCGGTTACGCAGCTCAGGCCTCGGCCTCTGCTTCGTCGAACAGCGGATTAACGAAGTAGCTGCGGCTGGAGCTCCTGACGTCCGGCTGCGGGGCCGGGAGCTGCGGGGACGTAGTCAGGGAGCCCGGCCGCAGGGGAGCCACGAGCCACACGCCCCCGCCCCCCGTGCGCCTCCTCACCGCCTCCGCTGAGTCCATGTAGAACACCGGGTTGTGGAAGCCCAGGGGCGCCCCAGACGCCGCGGGAGCCGCCTCGCCGCGCCTCCTCCACCTGGGGGCAGGGACGCGCGTGAACCCTGCGTACCTGagtcccagccccgccccccccgCGACCCGCCCCGCGCACCTGAGCCTCCCGGTGCTTTGCAGCAACAGCGCCCCCGCGAGCAGCGCCAGCAGCAATAGGAGCAGCGCGGCCACGCCGCCTGCCAGCCCCGGCGCGTACAGCACCGCCACCGGGCCGCCTCCGACGGACGCGCCCGACTCCCGGACAATTGCCGACAGAACCCCGAGAGCCTCGCCTGCAACGGAGGGTGTCGGCTCAGTCCCCTCGGGACGGGGTGGGACAGAGGTGGGGGGCTAGGGAGGGGGCGCCGCGGTTACCGTGCTCCGCGATGTCCGCTAAAAGGGCCCGGGCCAGCCGCCCCGCGCCTCCCGTCACGGGCCCGGTCTCCACCAGCACCACCTGGATGTCCGTGTCCGACTTCTCGCCTGCGCCCTCGCGGAGCCGGGGCTGGCGTGGCACCTTGGACACGGCCATTTGCAGCCCCTGGTACTGGGGCTAGAGAGGGGGACAGTTGGTCCGAGGACTCCAACCCTCGGACCAGCGAGGGTGAGGGGAGCGTTGGGGGCAGGGGAAAATGGTGGGCAGACGGAGAGTGGGCGCATCAATGAGAGGCGGAGTGGGGCCCCCGGGGTCCCTGCGGAGGAGAACGTCCCAGAAACGGGTTGCGGAGGCGATGGGGCCGGGGTGGGGACAAGGCCCCATTACCAGGGCCAGGAATGTGTGCAGTAGCCGCGCCCGGTACCGCTCTATGTCAAAGGTGGGGCCATGGGTCAGCGACACGATGGCTCCTGCAGCAGGATGGCAGGGGTCAGCGCCTTGGTCGGCCCGACAGAGTAACAGGCTGAAGGCGAGCCAGCCTAGCCAGGCCTTCCACTAGCAGGGGCCGGGCGGGGCGCTCACCACAGAGGTCGCAGCACTGCCCTTCAGGCCGGAGGGCGTCTTGGCAAGCGGCCTGGGGGCAGCGGCCGCCCAGGGGCTGGAGCAGTGCCGCGCAGATCCACGGCAGCACCTGGAAGCAGGGAAGCGAGGATGAGCGCGGAGGGCAAGTAGGCAGACAGCACCGAGACGACCATGCGCCCCAGGAGGCGAGCGGGCCAGAgacggcggggcggggcggggcggggcggggcggtcCCAGGCACAGTCCCGACCTCCGGCACAGAGCGGGGCCCAGCCCGCGTGGTCTCTCCGCCACCCCGCAGCCGACTGCTCTCACCTCGGCGTTGCCACAGACGCAGCCCGACGGATCGTCGCAGGCATCTGGGCCCACGCTCAGCGCGCCGAACCCGTGGAAGCGCAGGCGGCCGGCGCGAGACGCCAGGAAAGCAGCCAGGTCCTCGTCGCGGGTGAATGTCTGCAGATAGCCAGGTCACCGCGGGAGCCAGCCGAAGACGAGACAATATCTGAACGCCCGGAACCCACCAGGCCGCTCCGGGGAGCAGCACTGCCAGGCGAAGGCGCGGAGACGAGACCCatgccccggccccgccccgccccgcctagGCGCGCCGGGCTCACCTGGCCCAGAGCCCGCACGCTGTAGACCCTCACGGTGCCGACTCCCGGGCCGAGGCCCACCCGGAAGGAGGCGTTGGACGGGAAGACGACGTCATCGTGGCGGCAGGGCACGCGCTCGGCGTCCACAGAGAAGAGACCACGCGCCGCGTCCCCCGTGCGCCACAGGTGAGGGTCGTGCCACGAGAAGCGGTCCGGGTCGAGGAAGAGCGCGGAGGCGCCTGAGCGAGCGCGGGACCCTGAGCTCCGCCCGGGACACGCCCTCCGActaggccccgcccccgccccaacCTGGACCTCGCCCTTCCCTCCAGGCCCCACCCACGAACGCGCCCCCTCtaagccccgcccccggcccggcccctTCACCTGTGCTACAGTCCAAGTTCGAGCTGGGGTCCTTGGCGCTGAATCCTGCTCCTGAGGCCAGGACGAGTTCCCCGTCCAGCGGCAGGAGCTGCGGGAAGCTCAAGCTTTGGCGGCGCCACGGGGGATCTGGGGCATCAGAGGGTCCCATCTGCACCACCCCCCACTCCCCTGTCCCTGGGGAGAAGAATCTAGACAGTGACCAGGGAGCAGGCGGCTGATGTCAGGGCTTGGGGGCACCTCTCCCTGGCTGAGGGCCAAATACGTCGGAGGGAGTGGAACCACAGGCCAGGAGCAAGAGCTAGCCCCGAGTTGGCAGCATGAGGAGTTTGGGGCAGGGTGACACTTGTCAGGGCCATTGCCCTCTCCCATCACCCCTGAAAAACTACAAGCCCAGGGTTCATGGTTTCCAGGAAGCCAGGCTGCTGGGGAGTCTGGAAACAGCCCTGAACCTGTGGAGGGGGGGCTACAACTGGGGAGAAGGGTGACACAGGTGGCAGGGAGGGCGATGGGGCCTTGAAATCACCCATCTCCCCTCCAGCTCAGGCAGCCCCTTCACCACAGAAGTGGGGCCACAGCCCAGGTCTCAAGTGTCAAAGGAAACAGGGCAGCagaaggccaggagagggaggacTGATGGgccccactctcccctcccctctaagccccaggaccccagccctctgcctttccccctcaggggttggggttgggaaggagggctgggccaggggagTGACTCAGTGCTGGGGTCACAAGGGGTTCAAGAACTCCAGGGACATCTGTCTACCCAGGGCCCAGCCTTGTGTCCCAGCGTGCTCTTCAGTCTGTCCCCCAAGCATGGGGCCTGACCAAGAGGCCAACACTGGGAGGATTCAAGGTCACCAGCCAAGTGCCTCCACAGCTGAGAGTGCAACACTGTGACAGCGAGGCAAACTCATGGGCAGGTGCTGGGGGTATCCATGGGACAGACGGACATGACATGTCTCAGGAAGAGCTGAGAAGGTATTAGCAGTGGGAGGCACGAACAAGAATTCAGTTTCCAAAGGCATCAAAGggggaaatataaatatatacgaTAAGTGTAATCGTTGAAAGGAAGTTGACGTAAACACAAGGATTGAGCCGGCTGAAGAACAGCTGGTGGCCTGGGCGTTCCTGTGAAGGGATTCTCCTGAAGACAGCAGGAAAGGACTGAGAAggagagaagccaggagagaTGGGAGCCTTGACACCCAAGCACCAGCATTCAGGTAAGGGATTGGGGAGAAAACATCTGAAAAAACTATGAAGATGAATTCTCCAGTTTGAAGAAAGCTGAGAAACCTCAGCCTGAAGGCACTGGGAGCCAAAtgagaaataaggaaaatctCTGTTTATTGGCATCAAAGACAAAGAGGACGTTCTCAAAGCATCAGAGGGAAAGGACAGATCacccaggaagaaggaaaaaaatcaggtttCTCAGCCACAACAATGCATACAAATAGAcaacaaaataagataaaatatcttTAAGCCTAAAAGACATCAGAATGATTGTCACACAAAGACCTACCCTGAAAACATGCTGGGAGAAAGTATGGAAAGAAATCTAGAAGCTAGGACGAGATATGGGAAGTGGTGTAATAAAATACTTTGGTGAAACGTATTGTGGTCTTTTAGTAAATGTTTAAAGTGAGGACTAAaatgtggtgggggcaggggagatgaACAGGGTACGGGCATATACTAAGCAACTTCCTTGTTCAAGGGAAGACCAAGATACTGACAAGTTTAAGAAATCAGTAGGACTGCTTAACTTGAAAACCTGGATGAAATATATCCATttctagaaaatttttaaatatcaacaTTGACACAGGAAGCAATGGAGAATTTGAATTGACCAATAAATATGGAAGAAGTTTGAAGGTTAGTCCAAGACCTCCAGTTACTCAAATCCCCAGTCCAAGTGTTTTTACAGGTGAGGTATATCAAACTCTCAAGGAAACACTAATTTCTTCTTATAGAAGTTGttctggaaaacaaaaaagagtgaACATTGCCAGTCCATTTTTTGAGACCTGTGTAAACTTGATTCCAAACCCAAATGAAGGCCAgcacaaaagaagaaagattctAGGCTCAATTAACTTATAAAtgcagatgcaaaaatcctagaAAAATACTAGCTGACTGAATTCAATgatgtattttaaagatacatgGTGTTCATTAGGTTCATGTCCCAAGAATGCAGGAGAGAAGGGATGAAGAATGCGTGCGTCTCGGCTTCCTTGTAGCATATATGATGGTGTCCCAGCAGATGGCAGTGGAGAGAGTCTTGTATGACAGGGAAGTCAAGTGTCTTGAAGAAGTGGCACACTTTGACCTGTACCTGCAGGAAGGTGCCAGGAGGACATCAATCTT contains:
- the AMN gene encoding protein amnionless isoform X2, yielding MGVLGLLLLWLQLCALTRASYKLWVPNTDFDDATNWSQNRTPCAGAAVQFPADKMVSVLVREGHSISDMLLPLDGELVLASGAGFSAKDPSSNLDCSTGASALFLDPDRFSWHDPHLWRTGDAARGLFSVDAERVPCRHDDVVFPSNASFRVGLGPGVGTVRVYSVRALGQTFTRDEDLAAFLASRAGRLRFHGFGALSVGPDACDDPSGCVCGNAEVLPWICAALLQPLGGRCPQAACQDALRPEGQCCDLCGAIVSLTHGPTFDIERYRARLLHTFLALPQYQGLQMAVSKVPRQPRLREGAGEKSDTDIQVVLVETGPVTGGAGRLARALLADIAEHGEALGVLSAIVRESGASVGGGPVAVLYAPGLAGGVAALLLLLLALLAGALLLQSTGRLRWRRRGEAAPAASGAPLGFHNPVFYMDSAEALPAPQPDVRSSSRSYFVNPLFDEAEAEA
- the AMN gene encoding protein amnionless isoform X1 gives rise to the protein MGVLGLLLLWLQLCALTRASYKLWVPNTDFDDATNWSQNRTPCAGAAVQFPADKMVSVLVREGHSISDMLLPLDGELVLASGAGFSAKDPSSNLDCSTGASALFLDPDRFSWHDPHLWRTGDAARGLFSVDAERVPCRHDDVVFPSNASFRVGLGPGVGTVRVYSVRALGQTFTRDEDLAAFLASRAGRLRFHGFGALSVGPDACDDPSGCVCGNAEVLPWICAALLQPLGGRCPQAACQDALRPEGQCCDLCGAIVSLTHGPTFDIERYRARLLHTFLALPQYQGLQMAVSKVPRQPRLREGAGEKSDTDIQVVLVETGPVTGGAGRLARALLADIAEHGEALGVLSAIVRESGASVGGGPVAVLYAPGLAGGVAALLLLLLALLAGALLLQSTGRLRWRRRGEAAPAASGAPLGFHNPVFYMDSAEAVRRRTGGGGVWLVAPLRPGSLTTSPQLPAPQPDVRSSSRSYFVNPLFDEAEAEA
- the AMN gene encoding protein amnionless isoform X4; this encodes MGVLGLLLLWLQLCALTRASYKLWVPNTDFDDATNWSQNRTPCAGAAVQFPADKMVSVLVREGHSISDMLLPLDGELVLASGAGFSAKDPSSNLDCSTGASALFLDPDRFSWHDPHLWRTGDAARGLFSVDAERVPCRHDDVVFPSNASFRVGLGPGVGTVRVYSVRALGQTFTRDEDLAAFLASRAGRLRFHGFGALSVGPDACDDPSGCVCGNAEVLPWICAALLQPLGGRCPQAACQDALRPEGQCCDLCAPVPGAANGRVQGATPAPAPRGRRREVGHGHPGGAGGDRARDGRRGAAGPGPFSGHRGARRGSRGSVGNCPGVGRVRRRRPGGGAVRAGAGRRRGRAAPIAAGAARGGAVAAKHREAQVEEARRGGSRGVWGAPGLPQPGVLHGLSGGAPGPAAGRQELQPQLLR
- the AMN gene encoding protein amnionless isoform X3, whose amino-acid sequence is MGVLGLLLLWLQLCALTRASYKLWVPNTDFDDATNWSQNRTPCAGAAVQFPADKMVSVLVREGHSISDMLLPLDGELVLASGAGFSAKDPSSNLDCSTGASALFLDPDRFSWHDPHLWRTGDAARGLFSVDAERVPCRHDDVVFPSNASFRVGLGPGVGTVRVYSVRALGQTFTRDEDLAAFLASRAGRLRFHGFGALSVGPDACDDPSGCVCGNAEVLPWICAALLQPLGGRCPQAACQDALRPEGQCCDLCAPVPGAANGRVQGATPAPAPRGRRREVGHGHPGGAGGDRARDGRRGAAGPGPFSGHRGARRGSRGSVGNCPGVGRVRRRRPGGGAVRAGAGRRRGRAAPIAAGAARGGAVAAKHREAQVEEARRGGSRGVWGAPGLPQPGVLHGLSGGGEEAHGGRGRVARGSPAAGLPDYVPAAPGPAAGRQELQPQLLR